From the Oleiharenicola lentus genome, one window contains:
- a CDS encoding porin, producing MTKQSFRLAGWASALLALAATAQAEVKLNENFSVSGYISGSAAYTEWDNGTAGDTDDSFMDVDSVKLQSTATFEKTTGTISLHTFTSHDPVVLDAYATYTIDSGTTVTVGKFLSWLGYEAFDYPNMLQISYANDFSGFIPAYHSGVKMEYTAEGVTGGFAVLDSVYGPTYYKGDGDLDNGAGFEGYLKFTQGDSSLFAAIAYDGGVAGSEDNRTTFDIWGQTKVGSTTLAAEYCYSKLDSAAGDADGYFWLLLAMAPLNDKWTLTGRLSGGENEAVAVTTSTPTFFKATISPAVTVTPNLGVLFEYSYTKYDDFSTESASFFGAQVIFKF from the coding sequence ATGACCAAGCAATCCTTCCGTCTCGCGGGATGGGCCTCCGCCCTCCTGGCTCTCGCCGCCACGGCCCAGGCCGAGGTGAAGTTGAACGAAAACTTCTCCGTCTCCGGCTACATCAGCGGTTCGGCCGCCTACACCGAGTGGGACAACGGCACCGCCGGTGACACCGACGACTCCTTCATGGATGTGGATTCGGTCAAGCTGCAGTCCACCGCCACCTTTGAGAAGACCACCGGCACGATCAGCCTGCACACCTTCACGAGCCACGACCCCGTCGTGCTCGATGCGTATGCCACCTACACGATCGATTCCGGCACCACGGTCACCGTCGGCAAGTTCCTCAGCTGGCTCGGCTATGAGGCCTTCGATTATCCGAACATGCTGCAGATCTCCTACGCCAACGACTTCTCCGGCTTCATCCCCGCCTATCACTCCGGCGTGAAGATGGAGTACACGGCCGAGGGCGTGACCGGCGGCTTCGCCGTGCTCGATTCCGTCTATGGCCCGACCTACTACAAGGGTGACGGCGACCTCGACAACGGCGCCGGCTTCGAAGGCTACCTGAAGTTCACCCAGGGTGACTCCAGCCTCTTCGCGGCCATCGCCTATGACGGCGGTGTCGCCGGCAGCGAGGACAACCGCACGACCTTCGACATCTGGGGCCAGACCAAGGTCGGCAGCACCACGCTCGCCGCGGAATACTGCTACTCGAAGCTCGATTCCGCCGCCGGCGACGCCGACGGCTACTTCTGGCTGCTCCTCGCCATGGCCCCGCTGAACGACAAGTGGACCCTCACCGGCCGTCTCTCCGGCGGCGAGAACGAGGCCGTCGCCGTGACCACCTCGACCCCGACCTTCTTCAAGGCCACCATCTCCCCGGCCGTGACCGTGACGCCGAACCTCGGCGTGCTGTTCGAATACAGCTACACGAAATACGACGACTTCTCCACCGAGAGCGCCTCGTTCTTCGGCGCGCAGGTCATCTTCAAGTTCTAA
- a CDS encoding phage regulatory CII family protein encodes MQSHELLKEVLKKTSAKQISADMGLSLSLIYKWAEPPQDETGSGANNPLDRIEQLLRITNDTRIAQWVCERAGGFFITNPKAKPHPYQLIPLTNSIVQEFADMLGVIAVAAADNAISKDEAKAIRRRWEDLKSVTEGFVHSCEEGNFGALQAAAITKPDAAKPRD; translated from the coding sequence ATGCAATCGCATGAGCTGCTCAAGGAGGTCCTGAAGAAAACCAGCGCGAAGCAGATTTCGGCCGACATGGGCCTGTCGCTTTCGCTCATTTACAAGTGGGCCGAGCCGCCGCAGGACGAGACCGGCAGCGGCGCCAACAACCCGCTCGACCGCATCGAGCAGCTGCTGCGCATCACCAACGATACGCGCATCGCCCAGTGGGTGTGCGAGCGTGCCGGCGGCTTCTTCATCACGAACCCCAAGGCCAAGCCGCATCCCTACCAATTGATTCCGCTCACGAACAGCATCGTGCAGGAATTTGCCGACATGCTGGGTGTGATCGCGGTCGCGGCGGCCGACAATGCGATCTCCAAGGACGAGGCGAAAGCGATCCGTCGCCGCTGGGAAGACCTGAAATCCGTGACCGAGGGTTTCGTGCACAGCTGCGAGGAGGGGAATTTCGGTGCGCTGCAGGCCGCGGCCATTACGAAGCCTGATGCGGCCAAGCCGCGCGATTAG
- the urtA gene encoding urea ABC transporter substrate-binding protein, which translates to MFKSSRYLIAAGALLASAYAQAADTVKVGVLHSLSGTMAISETSLRDVLLFTFDEINAKGGVLGKKIEPVVVDGASNWPLFAEKATQLLEQDKVAVTFGCWTSVSRKSVLPVFEKNNGLLFYPVQYEGEEESQNVAYTAEAVNQQATPAVDYYLAEGKKKFYLLGSDYVYPQTTNLVLLEYLLSKGVPLDNIGGGFRRDGSGKIISAGKYTPFGHTDYQQIVAEIKQFAASGDACVISTLNGDTNVPFFKEYAASGLTAETCPVVSFSISEDEFRGLPADQLVGQLGCWTYFQSIDSPANKKFVADFQAWLKKTTVPGVVKEGRVTCSPMVLSYVGVYLWKAAVEKAGSFDVDKVRAAFKSGISFDGPGGRVTSQPNMHVTKNVFIGETKADGQFKIVKSFDNVYGEPWLKGKFK; encoded by the coding sequence ATGTTCAAGTCATCCCGTTACCTCATTGCCGCGGGCGCGCTTCTCGCCTCCGCTTACGCCCAGGCCGCCGATACCGTCAAGGTCGGCGTGCTTCACTCCCTCTCCGGCACGATGGCGATCAGCGAAACCTCGCTGCGCGACGTGCTCCTGTTCACCTTCGACGAGATCAACGCCAAGGGCGGCGTGCTCGGCAAAAAGATCGAGCCCGTCGTCGTGGACGGCGCCTCGAACTGGCCGCTCTTCGCCGAGAAGGCCACCCAGCTCCTCGAGCAGGACAAGGTCGCCGTGACCTTCGGTTGCTGGACCTCCGTGTCCCGCAAGTCCGTGCTGCCCGTGTTCGAGAAGAACAACGGCCTGCTCTTCTACCCGGTGCAATACGAGGGTGAAGAAGAGTCCCAGAACGTCGCGTACACCGCCGAGGCCGTCAACCAGCAGGCCACGCCCGCCGTCGACTACTACCTCGCCGAGGGCAAGAAGAAGTTCTACCTGCTCGGCTCCGACTACGTCTATCCGCAGACCACGAACCTCGTGCTCCTCGAGTATCTCCTCTCGAAGGGCGTGCCGCTCGACAACATCGGCGGCGGTTTCCGTCGCGACGGTTCCGGCAAGATCATCTCCGCCGGCAAATACACGCCGTTCGGCCACACCGACTACCAGCAGATCGTCGCCGAGATCAAACAGTTCGCCGCCTCCGGCGACGCCTGCGTGATCTCGACCCTCAACGGCGACACCAACGTTCCCTTCTTCAAGGAATACGCCGCCTCCGGCCTCACTGCCGAGACCTGCCCGGTCGTCTCCTTCTCGATCTCCGAGGATGAGTTCCGCGGCCTGCCCGCCGACCAGCTCGTCGGCCAGCTCGGCTGCTGGACCTACTTCCAGTCGATCGACTCTCCGGCCAACAAGAAGTTCGTCGCTGATTTCCAGGCCTGGCTCAAGAAGACCACCGTCCCCGGCGTCGTGAAGGAAGGCCGCGTGACCTGCTCGCCGATGGTGCTTTCCTATGTGGGCGTTTACCTGTGGAAGGCCGCGGTCGAGAAGGCCGGCTCCTTCGACGTGGACAAGGTCCGCGCCGCCTTCAAGAGCGGGATCTCCTTCGACGGTCCCGGCGGCAGGGTCACCTCGCAGCCCAACATGCACGTCACGAAGAACGTCTTCATCGGCGAGACCAAGGCCGACGGCCAGTTCAAGATCGTGAAGTCCTTCGACAACGTTTACGGCGAGCCCTGGCTCAAGGGTAAGTTCAAGTAA
- the urtD gene encoding urea ABC transporter ATP-binding protein UrtD has protein sequence MPRAILTVEDVSKTYDGFKAITNLNFYLYEGELRTVIGPNGAGKSTFFDLITGRAQPDKGKIEFGADPATDHDLTTLNEYEINRLGISRKFQTPSVYTEHTVFDNLVLSLNGPRGVFASLFRRLSSTDRDRIDELLKLVRLDGKRDWKAGLLAHGEKQWLEIGMLLAQQPKLLLVDEPAAGMTDEETHRTGELLISLSGKHSIVVVEHDMAFVKQIARDGTVTVLHQGTVLCEGKFDEVQSNQKVREVYLGRGKHGTR, from the coding sequence ATGCCGCGCGCGATTCTCACCGTCGAGGATGTCTCCAAGACCTACGATGGCTTCAAGGCCATCACGAACCTCAACTTCTACCTCTACGAGGGCGAGCTGCGCACCGTCATCGGTCCGAACGGCGCGGGCAAGTCCACCTTCTTCGACCTCATCACCGGCCGCGCCCAGCCCGACAAGGGCAAGATCGAGTTCGGCGCCGACCCCGCCACGGATCACGACCTGACCACGCTCAACGAATACGAAATCAACCGCCTCGGCATCAGCCGGAAGTTCCAGACCCCGAGCGTCTATACCGAGCACACCGTCTTCGACAACCTCGTCCTCTCGCTGAACGGCCCGCGCGGGGTCTTCGCGTCACTGTTCCGTCGCCTCTCCTCCACCGACCGCGACCGCATTGACGAGCTGCTCAAGCTCGTGCGCCTCGACGGCAAGCGCGACTGGAAGGCCGGCTTGCTCGCCCACGGCGAGAAGCAGTGGCTCGAGATCGGCATGTTGCTTGCGCAGCAACCCAAGCTGCTCCTCGTGGACGAACCCGCCGCGGGCATGACCGACGAGGAGACCCACCGCACCGGCGAGCTGCTCATCAGCCTCTCGGGCAAGCACAGCATCGTCGTCGTCGAGCACGACATGGCGTTCGTGAAGCAGATCGCCCGCGATGGGACGGTCACGGTGCTGCACCAGGGCACGGTGCTCTGCGAGGGCAAGTTCGACGAGGTCCAGTCCAACCAAAAAGTCCGCGAGGTCTATCTCGGCCGCGGCAAACACGGCACGCGATGA
- the urtC gene encoding urea ABC transporter permease subunit UrtC — MSNSTPAPDNWLARHRVELGIVAVVAFAMIVVFPLLHASGVVSDFTIRLWGKYLCYALLALSVNLLWGSTGLLSLGQALFFTLGGYMHGMYLMRMIGELGQYKKPIPDFLVFLGWDRLPAFWEPFDSFPFAMMMVLLLPGLVAYLFGFLAFRSRIKGVYFSILTQALTYAASIMFFRNNLLLGGNNGFTDFKFILGHDIQASGTQRGLYVAAAVTLLLVYLFCRWLGRTKFGLVQQAIRDGENRVLFSGYATAHYKLFVFVLAALIAAIGGALYVPLVGIINPGEMQAEKSLEAVVWVAVGGRGTLLGPILGAVSINFLKSWATRAYPDLWLIILGGLFILVVLFLPGGLVSLPARLKALGRKFTKPKAETASPETPASAPTKS; from the coding sequence ATGAGTAATTCCACCCCCGCTCCTGACAACTGGCTGGCGCGCCACCGGGTCGAACTCGGCATCGTGGCGGTCGTGGCCTTCGCCATGATCGTGGTGTTTCCGCTGCTGCATGCCAGCGGCGTGGTCAGCGACTTCACGATCCGGCTTTGGGGCAAATACCTCTGTTATGCGCTGCTCGCCCTTTCGGTGAATCTGCTCTGGGGGTCCACCGGCCTGCTCAGCCTCGGCCAGGCGCTGTTCTTCACCTTGGGCGGCTACATGCACGGCATGTATCTGATGCGCATGATCGGCGAACTCGGCCAATACAAGAAGCCGATTCCCGACTTTCTCGTGTTTCTGGGTTGGGACCGGTTGCCGGCCTTTTGGGAACCCTTCGACAGCTTCCCCTTCGCGATGATGATGGTGCTGCTGCTGCCCGGATTGGTGGCCTACCTGTTTGGGTTTCTGGCGTTCCGGTCGCGCATCAAGGGTGTCTATTTCTCGATCCTCACGCAGGCGCTGACCTACGCGGCCTCGATCATGTTTTTCCGCAACAACCTGCTCCTTGGCGGCAACAATGGGTTCACGGATTTCAAGTTCATCCTCGGGCACGACATCCAGGCTTCCGGCACGCAGCGCGGACTCTATGTCGCCGCGGCCGTCACGCTCCTGCTGGTCTATCTCTTCTGCCGCTGGCTGGGGCGGACAAAGTTCGGCCTCGTGCAGCAGGCGATCCGCGACGGCGAGAACCGCGTGCTCTTCAGCGGCTACGCCACGGCGCACTACAAGCTCTTCGTCTTCGTGCTGGCCGCGCTTATCGCCGCCATCGGCGGTGCGCTCTACGTGCCGCTGGTCGGCATCATCAACCCGGGCGAGATGCAGGCGGAAAAATCACTGGAGGCTGTCGTGTGGGTGGCCGTGGGCGGACGCGGCACGCTGCTCGGTCCCATCCTCGGCGCGGTCAGCATCAACTTCCTCAAAAGCTGGGCCACGCGCGCCTATCCCGACCTCTGGCTCATCATCCTCGGCGGCCTCTTCATCCTCGTCGTGCTCTTCCTGCCCGGCGGACTCGTCAGCCTGCCCGCCCGCCTGAAGGCGCTGGGGCGGAAGTTCACCAAACCCAAGGCGGAGACCGCCTCCCCCGAGACACCGGCCTCGGCTCCGACCAAATCGTAA
- a CDS encoding urease subunit gamma — MHLTPREREKLLVVTAADLARRRQARGLKLNYPETVAIITYEIMEGARDGKSVAELMSFGTTILKRSDVMEGIPEMIHDVQVEATFPDGTKLVTVHNPIR; from the coding sequence ATGCACCTGACCCCCCGCGAACGTGAGAAACTGCTGGTCGTCACCGCCGCCGACCTCGCCCGCCGCCGCCAGGCCCGCGGTCTCAAGCTCAACTATCCCGAGACTGTCGCCATCATCACCTACGAGATCATGGAAGGCGCCCGTGACGGCAAGTCGGTGGCCGAGCTCATGAGCTTCGGCACCACCATCCTCAAGCGAAGCGACGTCATGGAGGGCATCCCCGAGATGATCCACGACGTGCAGGTCGAGGCCACGTTCCCCGATGGCACGAAGCTGGTGACGGTGCATAATCCGATCAGATGA
- the urtB gene encoding urea ABC transporter permease subunit UrtB, whose amino-acid sequence MKYIQRLLLITLLPLGVIAPAAESARATIVQAILAPDAAQTRTLITSLTGNPDEVIPPLLEAWRTDQLFIYRHGETPVPVQLTGEKDADGARAALRVDSGEPLLDAAGQPLRLASSGLKAVDHTTSLRRAMKGVLDVFDIVSPDPNRRSKAIQSFGLAQDTTKLAILLERLPRETDPRVHRALREAVALIQLKDAKDEVKLAALAELKALHTLSSTDFLQRALKEAEEKKNEPVATAAKSAMYAVESHRSTVDFLGTLFRGFSLGSILLVAALGLAITFGLMRVINMAHGEMIAVGAYTTYLVQNIFGAGVTIPFFGFSLPIPGMGLTGSAYQWYFIAALPLSFLAAAIVGIGLERSVIQWLYRRPLESLLATWGVSLILQQVFRLMFGANNVQVSSPVYLSGNWTVNDVLLGWNRVFVIGFAILIVFGMWLVLSKTSLGLLIRASMQNRQMAACMGVRTERVNMLTFGLGSGLAGLAGAFLSQIGNVGPSLGQSYIIDSFMVVVVGGVGSIAGTIISAFGIGGIDQVLQQYLPYWAPGLAWVPGIGGFLQNLAQDAAVFGKILVLGGIILFLQWKPAGLFVTRSRSLDE is encoded by the coding sequence ATGAAATATATTCAGCGTTTGCTTCTGATCACCCTGCTACCCCTCGGCGTGATCGCGCCGGCCGCCGAGTCGGCCCGCGCCACCATCGTCCAGGCCATCCTCGCGCCGGATGCCGCCCAGACGCGCACGCTCATCACCTCGCTCACCGGCAATCCCGACGAGGTCATCCCGCCACTCCTGGAGGCCTGGCGCACCGACCAGCTTTTCATTTACCGCCACGGTGAAACCCCCGTGCCAGTCCAGCTCACCGGCGAAAAAGATGCCGACGGAGCGCGCGCCGCCCTGCGGGTGGACTCCGGCGAGCCGCTGCTGGACGCCGCGGGACAGCCATTGCGCCTCGCGTCCAGCGGGCTCAAGGCCGTGGACCACACGACCAGCCTGCGCCGCGCCATGAAGGGCGTGCTCGACGTGTTCGACATCGTTTCGCCTGATCCCAACCGCCGCAGCAAGGCGATCCAGTCCTTCGGCCTCGCCCAGGACACCACCAAGCTCGCCATCCTCCTGGAACGCCTGCCGCGCGAAACCGACCCGCGCGTCCACCGGGCCTTGCGCGAGGCCGTTGCTCTCATCCAACTCAAGGATGCGAAGGACGAGGTGAAACTCGCCGCGCTCGCCGAGCTCAAGGCGTTGCACACGCTCTCGAGCACCGACTTTCTCCAGCGGGCCCTCAAGGAGGCTGAGGAAAAGAAGAACGAGCCGGTGGCCACCGCCGCCAAGTCGGCGATGTATGCGGTCGAATCGCACCGTTCGACCGTGGATTTTCTCGGCACGCTCTTCCGCGGCTTCAGCCTCGGCAGCATCCTGCTCGTCGCCGCGCTCGGCCTTGCCATCACGTTCGGCCTCATGCGCGTCATCAATATGGCGCACGGCGAGATGATCGCGGTGGGCGCCTACACGACCTACCTCGTGCAGAATATTTTTGGCGCGGGGGTGACGATCCCGTTCTTCGGTTTCAGCCTGCCGATTCCGGGCATGGGGCTCACGGGTTCGGCCTATCAGTGGTATTTCATTGCCGCCCTCCCGCTCAGTTTTCTCGCGGCGGCCATCGTTGGCATCGGGCTCGAGCGCAGCGTCATTCAATGGCTTTACCGGCGCCCGCTCGAAAGCCTGCTGGCGACCTGGGGCGTGTCGCTGATTTTGCAGCAGGTGTTCCGCCTGATGTTCGGCGCGAACAACGTGCAGGTCTCCAGTCCGGTCTATCTCAGCGGGAACTGGACGGTGAACGACGTGCTGCTCGGCTGGAATCGTGTCTTCGTGATCGGGTTCGCGATTCTCATCGTGTTCGGCATGTGGCTGGTGCTGTCCAAGACCTCCCTCGGCCTGCTCATCCGCGCTTCGATGCAGAACCGGCAGATGGCCGCCTGCATGGGCGTGCGCACGGAGCGCGTGAACATGCTGACCTTCGGCCTTGGCAGCGGCCTCGCGGGGCTCGCGGGCGCCTTCCTCAGTCAGATTGGCAATGTCGGTCCCTCACTCGGACAGAGTTATATCATCGATTCGTTCATGGTTGTGGTTGTCGGCGGGGTGGGGAGCATCGCCGGCACGATCATCAGTGCCTTCGGCATCGGTGGCATCGACCAGGTGCTGCAACAATATCTGCCCTACTGGGCGCCCGGCCTCGCGTGGGTGCCGGGCATCGGCGGCTTCCTCCAGAACCTCGCGCAGGATGCCGCCGTGTTCGGCAAGATTCTCGTGCTCGGCGGCATCATCCTCTTCCTCCAGTGGAAACCCGCCGGCCTCTTTGTCACCCGCAGCCGCAGCCTCGATGAGTAA
- the sucC gene encoding ADP-forming succinate--CoA ligase subunit beta, producing MNIHEYQAKALFEKYGVAVPRGVAARTPAEFESALATLGHEGPIIVKSQIHAGGRGKGTFTDGFKGGVKFAKTKAEALELANRMFNNTLVTAQTGPAGRKVQTVYFTQACDIQKEYYLAILLDRVTSRPVIVASTEGGVEIEKVAHETPEKIFKIVVDPAVGLQGYQARELAFRLGLTGDYFKNAVKLIPALYRMFWETDAAMVEVNPLITTPTGQVLALDAKVSFDDNALFRHPEIVALRDLNEEDPKEIEASKYSLSYIALDGNIACLVNGAGLAMSTMDIIKHFGGSPANFLDVGGGASKDQVTAAFKIILTDPNVKGILVNIFGGIMDCNTIATGVVAAARELTLKIPLVVRLEGNNVAAGKKTLAESGLKIDSADTMADAAQKIVKLVA from the coding sequence ATGAACATTCACGAGTATCAGGCCAAGGCCCTCTTTGAAAAATACGGCGTCGCCGTCCCCCGGGGCGTCGCTGCCCGCACCCCCGCCGAGTTCGAGTCGGCGCTCGCCACCCTCGGCCACGAAGGCCCCATCATCGTCAAGTCCCAGATCCACGCGGGCGGCCGCGGCAAGGGCACCTTCACCGACGGCTTCAAGGGCGGCGTGAAGTTCGCCAAGACCAAGGCCGAGGCCCTTGAGCTGGCGAACCGGATGTTCAACAACACCCTCGTCACCGCCCAGACCGGCCCCGCCGGCCGCAAGGTCCAGACCGTCTATTTCACCCAGGCCTGCGACATCCAGAAGGAATACTACCTCGCCATCCTCCTCGACCGCGTGACATCCCGCCCGGTCATCGTCGCCTCCACCGAGGGCGGCGTCGAGATCGAGAAGGTCGCCCACGAGACCCCGGAGAAGATCTTCAAGATCGTCGTCGATCCCGCCGTCGGTCTCCAGGGCTACCAGGCCCGCGAGCTGGCCTTCCGTCTCGGCCTCACCGGTGATTATTTCAAGAACGCGGTGAAGCTCATCCCGGCCCTCTACAGGATGTTCTGGGAAACCGACGCCGCCATGGTCGAGGTCAACCCCCTCATCACCACCCCCACCGGCCAGGTGCTAGCCCTCGACGCCAAGGTCTCCTTCGACGACAACGCACTCTTCCGCCACCCCGAGATCGTCGCCCTCCGCGACCTCAACGAGGAAGACCCCAAGGAAATCGAGGCCTCGAAATACTCGCTCTCCTACATCGCCCTCGACGGCAACATCGCCTGCCTCGTCAACGGCGCCGGCCTCGCCATGAGCACGATGGACATCATCAAGCACTTTGGCGGCAGCCCGGCCAACTTCCTCGACGTCGGCGGCGGCGCCTCCAAGGACCAGGTCACCGCGGCCTTCAAGATCATCCTCACCGACCCCAACGTGAAGGGCATCCTCGTGAACATCTTCGGCGGCATCATGGACTGCAACACGATCGCCACCGGCGTCGTCGCCGCGGCCCGCGAGCTCACGCTCAAGATCCCGCTCGTCGTCCGCCTCGAGGGCAACAACGTCGCCGCCGGCAAGAAGACCCTCGCCGAGTCCGGCCTGAAGATCGACTCCGCCGACACCATGGCCGACGCCGCCCAGAAGATCGTCAAACTCGTCGCCTAA
- a CDS encoding ABC transporter ATP-binding protein, producing MTALLKITALETYIGGSRILRGVEFEMHPGEVVALMGRNGVGKTTTLRSITGVLPVRAGSILFDGKPIEKLPMDVRARAGIGYVPQGRDIFPHMTVEENLQIGLVVHGRKGADAKSALERVYELFPILKDFLKRKGGVLSGGQQQQLAIARALLTNPKLLILDEPTEGIQPSIIDQIGDTLKKLKAPAAPPEAIDQAAKDVEEIKGAVKKLKQTHALAILLVEQYVDFCREVADRFYAMDRGVVVVSGPIASLTDEVVKEHLQV from the coding sequence ATGACTGCCCTGCTTAAAATTACAGCACTCGAAACCTATATCGGTGGTTCGCGCATCCTGCGCGGCGTTGAGTTCGAGATGCATCCCGGCGAGGTCGTTGCCCTCATGGGCCGCAACGGCGTGGGCAAGACCACCACGCTCCGCTCGATCACCGGGGTGCTCCCGGTGCGGGCCGGCTCGATCCTGTTTGACGGCAAGCCGATTGAGAAGCTGCCCATGGACGTGCGCGCCCGGGCGGGCATCGGCTACGTGCCGCAGGGCCGCGACATTTTTCCGCACATGACCGTGGAGGAAAATCTCCAGATCGGCCTCGTGGTCCACGGTCGCAAGGGCGCCGACGCCAAGTCCGCGCTCGAGCGCGTCTATGAGCTTTTCCCCATCCTGAAGGACTTTCTGAAGCGCAAGGGCGGTGTACTTTCCGGCGGCCAGCAACAGCAGCTCGCCATCGCCCGCGCCCTGCTGACCAACCCCAAGCTTCTCATCCTCGATGAACCCACCGAGGGCATCCAGCCGTCGATCATTGATCAGATCGGCGACACCCTGAAGAAGCTCAAGGCCCCGGCCGCCCCGCCCGAGGCCATCGATCAGGCGGCGAAGGACGTCGAAGAGATCAAGGGCGCCGTCAAAAAGCTCAAGCAGACCCACGCCCTCGCCATCCTCCTCGTTGAGCAATATGTGGATTTCTGCCGAGAGGTCGCCGACCGTTTCTACGCCATGGACCGCGGCGTCGTGGTCGTCTCCGGTCCCATCGCCAGCTTGACCGACGAGGTTGTTAAGGAACACTTGCAGGTCTGA
- the sucD gene encoding succinate--CoA ligase subunit alpha, whose translation MSILITPETKVLVQGITGEFGGRHTKLSLDYGTTIAAGVTPGKGGQFFEHNGHKVPIFNTVADAVAATGATVSAVFVPPPFAADAILEGADAGLDLVVAITEGIPIRDMIAAKRAMAGKKTRLIGPNCPGLVTPGTGKDSTGGCRIGIAPGYIHKKGHVGVVSRSGTLTYEAVFQLTSKGLGQTTSVGIGGDPVNGTSHLDVIKMFNDDPETWGIIMIGEIGGNAEVEAARWIKANCKKPVAGFIAGATAPAGRRMGHAGAVVGGAEDTAAAKIAVFKECGIECAVTPSDMADALIRAAQARGAKLA comes from the coding sequence ATGTCCATTCTCATCACTCCTGAAACCAAGGTCCTCGTCCAGGGCATCACCGGCGAGTTCGGCGGACGCCACACCAAGCTCTCCCTCGACTACGGCACCACGATCGCCGCCGGCGTCACGCCCGGCAAGGGTGGCCAGTTCTTCGAGCACAACGGCCACAAGGTCCCGATCTTCAACACCGTCGCCGACGCCGTCGCCGCCACCGGCGCCACCGTCTCCGCCGTGTTTGTACCGCCGCCCTTCGCGGCCGACGCCATCCTCGAGGGCGCCGACGCCGGTCTCGACCTCGTGGTAGCAATCACCGAGGGCATTCCGATCCGCGACATGATCGCCGCCAAGCGCGCCATGGCCGGCAAGAAGACCCGTCTCATCGGGCCCAACTGCCCCGGCCTCGTCACGCCCGGCACCGGCAAGGACTCCACCGGCGGCTGCCGCATCGGCATCGCCCCCGGCTACATTCACAAGAAGGGCCACGTCGGCGTCGTCTCCCGCTCCGGCACCCTCACCTACGAAGCCGTGTTCCAGCTCACGTCCAAAGGCCTAGGCCAGACCACCTCCGTCGGCATCGGCGGCGACCCGGTCAACGGCACGTCGCACCTCGACGTCATCAAGATGTTCAACGACGACCCCGAGACCTGGGGCATCATCATGATCGGCGAGATCGGCGGCAACGCCGAGGTCGAGGCCGCGCGCTGGATCAAGGCCAACTGCAAGAAGCCCGTCGCGGGCTTCATCGCCGGCGCCACCGCCCCCGCGGGCCGCCGCATGGGCCACGCCGGCGCCGTCGTTGGCGGAGCCGAGGACACCGCCGCCGCCAAGATCGCCGTCTTCAAGGAGTGCGGCATCGAGTGCGCCGTCACCCCGTCCGACATGGCCGACGCCCTGATCCGCGCCGCCCAAGCCCGTGGCGCGAAGCTGGCGTAA
- a CDS encoding urease subunit beta, protein MIPGEIIPAPDATALDANLGLKTLTLDITNTGDRPIQVGSHYHFFETNEALEFDRAAARGFRLNIPAGTAVRFEAGDTKRVELVALAGLREVYGLQAKINGKLDAKPKASANPKSKIKTRK, encoded by the coding sequence ATGATTCCCGGCGAAATCATCCCCGCGCCCGACGCGACCGCGCTCGATGCCAACCTCGGGCTCAAGACGCTCACGCTCGACATCACCAACACCGGGGATCGTCCCATCCAGGTGGGATCGCATTACCATTTCTTCGAGACCAACGAGGCGCTGGAGTTCGACCGTGCCGCCGCTCGCGGCTTCCGGCTCAACATTCCCGCCGGCACCGCCGTGCGCTTTGAGGCCGGCGACACCAAGCGCGTCGAACTCGTCGCCCTCGCCGGCCTGCGTGAGGTCTATGGCCTCCAGGCCAAGATCAACGGCAAGCTGGACGCCAAGCCCAAGGCCTCGGCCAATCCAAAATCAAAAATCAAAACCCGAAAATGA